Proteins from a genomic interval of Methanofastidiosum sp.:
- a CDS encoding cytosine permease, protein MAKSIVKEENGRFELTETLPDSQFYNKDLAPVPFAKRTWGYYEYIAIWVGMSVCVPTWMLGASMVDAGFNWAIVIGTIALGQIIVLIPMVLNSFAGAKYGIPFPVFLRSAFGIYGANIPALLRAVVAIGWFGIQTMVMAFAIDGILVELSPAGYGAMTGTIPFFNLNAHTVISFLLSWIMTVVICYYSSPKKSAPGVKWLNDLSAPLLLLIGIGLLWWGYSNAGGWGPILNQPTTASMAIWPAFLTAMVAYWATLAINISDLTRFAKNQKVQYIGQTLGMPTTMTLYSFIGVAVTSASVVIFGSAIWDPVALMIKTGSVFFIYVGLIFVILATLTTNIAANMVAPINDVMHVYPKKLNWEVTTIIISLIGILMQPWRFLADPNAYIWTWLLGYGAFLGPVAGVVIADFWLIRKQTIKLDDIYKNNGYYDFKKTANPIMTVLLLICAGLIVYFSTKGLILGTGWPSWITTAVLILGVLSSIYLGYSKTHGVNMVGAVSLFLGIVVSMGLPLLVPAAGMWTWFIGLFISLILYYVLYPAWYAKDFSPVPK, encoded by the coding sequence ATGGCAAAGTCTATTGTTAAAGAGGAAAACGGTAGGTTTGAACTTACTGAAACATTGCCTGATTCTCAGTTTTACAACAAAGACTTGGCACCTGTACCCTTTGCAAAAAGGACATGGGGATACTACGAGTACATTGCTATATGGGTAGGAATGTCCGTATGTGTTCCAACATGGATGTTAGGTGCAAGTATGGTTGACGCTGGATTCAATTGGGCAATCGTCATTGGTACCATAGCTCTCGGTCAAATAATTGTATTGATTCCAATGGTTCTAAACTCCTTCGCCGGAGCAAAGTACGGTATACCATTCCCTGTTTTCTTGAGAAGCGCATTTGGTATTTACGGGGCCAACATCCCCGCACTGTTAAGGGCAGTTGTAGCCATAGGATGGTTTGGGATCCAGACAATGGTTATGGCCTTCGCAATTGACGGTATCTTAGTAGAATTAAGTCCAGCTGGATACGGTGCAATGACTGGAACTATACCATTTTTCAACTTAAATGCACACACAGTCATATCATTCCTTTTGTCTTGGATAATGACAGTTGTAATTTGTTACTACTCTTCACCTAAGAAATCTGCACCTGGTGTAAAATGGTTGAACGACCTTTCAGCACCATTACTACTCCTTATCGGAATAGGTTTACTCTGGTGGGGATACTCAAATGCAGGTGGATGGGGACCAATTTTAAACCAACCGACAACAGCTTCTATGGCTATTTGGCCAGCATTCTTGACTGCAATGGTAGCATACTGGGCAACTTTAGCGATTAATATCTCGGACTTGACTAGGTTTGCTAAGAATCAAAAAGTTCAGTATATAGGCCAGACACTTGGAATGCCAACAACAATGACCTTATACTCCTTCATAGGGGTAGCAGTCACATCAGCATCAGTTGTTATTTTCGGAAGTGCAATCTGGGACCCTGTAGCTTTGATGATTAAAACTGGAAGTGTATTCTTCATTTACGTTGGATTAATATTCGTCATTCTAGCAACACTTACAACAAACATCGCTGCAAACATGGTTGCTCCAATCAACGATGTAATGCACGTATATCCCAAGAAATTAAACTGGGAAGTTACAACCATTATCATAAGCTTGATAGGTATACTAATGCAGCCTTGGAGATTCTTGGCAGATCCAAATGCATATATTTGGACATGGTTATTGGGATACGGAGCATTCCTTGGACCTGTTGCAGGTGTCGTTATAGCAGACTTCTGGCTTATTAGGAAACAAACTATTAAATTAGATGACATATACAAGAATAACGGATACTATGATTTCAAGAAGACTGCAAACCCAATAATGACCGTGCTATTACTAATATGTGCAGGATTGATTGTGTACTTCTCAACAAAGGGATTAATACTTGGAACAGGATGGCCTTCATGGATTACAACAGCAGTATTAATACTTGGTGTATTGAGTTCAATATACCTTGGATACTCTAAAACACACGGAGTCAATATGGTCGGTGCAGTTTCACTATTCCTTGGGATAGTAGTTTCAATGGGTCTACCTTTGTTAGTTCCAGCAGCAGGAATGTGGACATGGTTCATAGGATTATTTATATCTTTGATACTCTACTACGTCCTCTACCCAGCATGGTATGCAAAGGACTTTAGTCCTGTACCAAAATAA
- a CDS encoding methyltransferase, whose translation MIEYLLVLLVFIIFAIWHLATSKESFKKIFTSKFRLSLSSYTLIRIPVSLLLLGLTLYFVFLYRKTTPELFTPLKGLIGIVPPLIAMWLSSYVTLQISKADRLPQYFGILDTPKVFFYDGAYSICRHPLYFSWLLAVWGFIIASPYLLYLEFAILITLFVVYMSKEEEKAMIALFGERYVNYTKRVPFILPYGFLNKTTNVKNYPKPMTK comes from the coding sequence ATGATTGAATATTTGTTAGTTTTATTAGTTTTCATTATTTTTGCCATTTGGCATTTAGCCACTTCAAAAGAGTCTTTTAAGAAAATATTTACATCAAAATTTAGATTAAGTCTTTCCTCGTATACTTTGATAAGAATACCTGTTTCACTCTTATTATTGGGCCTTACTTTATACTTTGTATTTTTATATAGGAAAACAACACCTGAGCTTTTTACCCCCCTAAAAGGTCTAATCGGAATAGTTCCGCCTTTGATAGCTATGTGGTTATCTTCTTATGTAACACTTCAAATATCAAAAGCCGATAGACTACCCCAATATTTTGGGATACTCGACACTCCGAAGGTATTCTTCTATGACGGTGCGTATTCTATTTGTAGGCATCCTCTGTATTTTTCATGGCTATTGGCCGTGTGGGGATTCATTATTGCAAGCCCTTACCTTCTTTACCTTGAATTTGCAATCCTGATCACTCTTTTTGTCGTCTACATGTCGAAAGAAGAAGAAAAAGCCATGATTGCTTTGTTTGGAGAGCGATATGTAAATTACACGAAGAGGGTACCGTTTATACTTCCTTACGGGTTTCTTAATAAAACTACTAACGTGAAAAATTATCCAAAACCAATGACAAAATAG
- a CDS encoding queuosine precursor transporter, producing MIEVIVWILLTLAIGSISALIAKRYGVEYIIGMFACFTVVANIIASKIVVFGPFTVPAAVLVYSTTFLLTDFLSELYSEKEAIKAVFVGFLSNIVLVVSIWVAVQWQAAPFWQGQAAFESIFGIVPRIVFGSMIAYIVSQNLDVKIFMFFKNKYPKHLWLRNNAGTMISQFVDTIIFITIAFYGTTPMDILLSLVIGQYIVKWIIAVLDTPFLYIVKFIYNKY from the coding sequence ATGATTGAAGTTATAGTCTGGATTCTTTTGACATTGGCAATCGGATCTATTTCTGCACTTATTGCCAAAAGATATGGGGTGGAATATATTATCGGGATGTTTGCATGCTTTACTGTAGTTGCCAACATCATTGCATCCAAAATAGTAGTTTTTGGGCCCTTTACAGTCCCTGCGGCAGTCTTAGTCTATTCAACTACATTCTTGCTGACTGATTTTCTTTCAGAATTATACTCTGAGAAGGAAGCAATCAAGGCTGTCTTTGTCGGATTTTTATCAAACATAGTACTCGTTGTTTCAATCTGGGTTGCAGTTCAATGGCAGGCAGCTCCATTTTGGCAGGGTCAGGCCGCTTTTGAGTCCATATTTGGAATAGTTCCAAGAATTGTTTTTGGATCAATGATTGCATATATAGTATCCCAAAATCTTGATGTAAAAATTTTCATGTTTTTTAAAAATAAGTACCCAAAGCACCTCTGGCTTAGGAACAATGCAGGAACGATGATAAGCCAGTTTGTAGATACAATTATTTTCATCACAATTGCATTTTATGGAACTACCCCAATGGATATCCTCTTGTCATTAGTCATAGGGCAGTATATAGTAAAATGGATAATAGCTGTACTTGATACACCTTTTTTATATATTGTAAAATTCATTTACAATAAATATTAA
- a CDS encoding LysR family transcriptional regulator has protein sequence MEHVPKFKMWLEDKEKRYILGKGTADLLLKIKELKSISEAANFYNISYAHAWRKIRAIERSSGQEIISKTRGGKGGGHSELTPFGEKILSEYTQTKEVLEKCIKNL, from the coding sequence ATGGAACATGTACCTAAATTCAAAATGTGGCTTGAAGACAAAGAAAAAAGATATATTTTGGGAAAGGGAACTGCTGACCTTTTGCTTAAAATTAAGGAGTTGAAATCCATCTCTGAAGCAGCAAACTTTTATAATATATCCTATGCCCACGCATGGAGGAAGATAAGGGCGATTGAAAGGAGTTCTGGTCAAGAAATTATTTCTAAAACTAGGGGTGGGAAAGGCGGCGGCCATTCAGAGTTGACCCCATTTGGTGAAAAGATACTATCTGAGTATACCCAAACAAA